Sequence from the Christiangramia fulva genome:
CTGGTGGTAGATGAAGATTTTTCAGCTGTTAAAACGCTTTCTGAGGTTTTGAGTGCCAGGGGTTATAAAGTGGTGGAAAGCAACTCGAAAGATTTATTCGAAACAGCTACCAAATCACGTCCAGATATAATTATGTTGAATTCGGTGAGCAATGGAGATCAAAAAGTCCTCAAAGATCTCAAGCTCCAAAAAGGGATGGAAAATGTGATGTTTTTCATTTATAAATAATCCGAAAAAATCTTACACAGAATCTATGAAAAATCGCAAATTATTGATTGTTGATGATGAATCCCATATTCGTATGCTCATTGAACAAACACTGGAAGATCTAGAAGATGAAGGAGTAGAATTGCTGTTTGCTGAAAATGGGGAACAGGCTTTGGAAATGATCCAGCGTGAAAAACCGCATTTGGTATTTTTAGACGTAATGATGCCTAAAATGAATGGGATGCAGGTATGCCAGAAAGTAAAAAAAGAACTTGGGCTAAATGAAGTATATATTATTCTTTTAACGGCAAAGGGGCAGGAAATTGACCGGCAGCAGGGAATGGAAATGGGTGCAGACCGTTATATGACCAAACCTTTCGATCCTGATGAAATGCTTGACATAGCTACAGAAATACTGAAGGTTTGAAATGTCAGAGAATTTTGATGAAATAGCGCTTTCGAGAATGCTTAAAAGGCTCATTAAAAAAGAGCCCCTGGTGCAGTCTATTATAAATAATTTATCTGATGCGGAATTTTGCATAAAAGACGCCCAAAATGATATTTTATATGGAAAGGACATTAATTTTTCACAAACTTTTCCTTTAAAAGAAAACGATATTTCTTACGGAACACTTTGTTCTAATTCAGAAAGTCATGAGTTTATTGCAGAATGTATCATGACCTTAATGAAAAAGGAAATAGAGAAGAAAAAAATTGGCACTGAAGTTTTAGGTTTGTACAGGGAGATAAATATGATCTATAATTTCAGTGAAATTATTTCCCAGAAAATTGATGATGTTTCTATTGCCAGATCTGCTCTTAAAGAAGCCACTCAAATTATCCATGCTTCCCACGGACTTTTCCTGATGTTCGATTCTTCTGAAGATAAAGTTCATGAACTGGCATCCGTTGGGCATAATCCCAATAAAAAAAGGCAAATAGATAAACAGGATATTCTGCTTAAAGAGTTGATAAAAAAAGGAACAGCATTTATTGTTCCTCAAGAACGAATAAAAAAAAACCCGGCGATATCCCATTTGAAATCGGTGATGTATGCGCCATTAAGAGTTAAAGACCGTACCCTGGGCCTCATTGTTCTTGGGAATGAGCATGAAAAGGAATTTACCGCAGCAGAATTGAAATTGCTTACAACTATTGCATTACAATCTGCGGCCGCGGTAGAAAGCGCTCAATTATACCAAAAAGGATTAAAGGAAGCGAGAGACCGGGAGGAGGCAATTATGACCGTACATAAAGCTACTCAAAAATTCGTTCCGGTTGAATTTATTAAATCACTGGGTAAAAATAAATTAACTGAAGTCTCTCTTGGGGATCAGGTAGAACGTGAAGTTACCGTTTTATTTACCGACATCAGGGGATTTACCGGAATTTCAGAAAATATGACACCCACTGAAAATTTCTTCTTTATAAATTCTTTTAACAAAAGAATGGGTCCCATAGTAAGAAAAAATGAAGGTTTTATTATGCAATATCTGGGAGATGGATTCATGGCTCTTTTTCCAAATGGTTCTCAACATGCTCTAAGGGCTTCAGTTGAGATGCACGAGGCACTTAAAGAATATAACGTCCAAAGAGAAGCGAAAAACAGGCCTGAAGTAAAAATTGGAATCGGGATGCAGAACGGGAAATTAATTATGGGAATTACCGGTGATGTCGAGCGTATGGATGCCGCCATTATAAGTGATACCGTAAATACCGCAGCACGAATTGAAGGTCTTTCGAAATATTATGGCACTTCAATTTTGCTTACAGATATGTGTATGGAGAATTTGAGTAACCCGGGGGAATTTGACTTTAGATATCTTGGGCCGGTGAAAGTCCAGGGGAAACAAAAACCCATCGATCTCTATGAATGTATCAACGGCGATCATAAATCACTCTACAAGCATAAACTCGATTCCTCAAGAGTATTCCAGCAGGGAATGGAATTATATTTTAAAAAGGAATTTGCCATGGCTGCAGTGACTTTCCAGAAGGTCGTAAAACAGAATAAAAATGATCATACGGCCAAGCTATTTCTTAACAGGGCTGCCCATCTCATCACCCAGGAAATAGGTGATGACTGGAAAGGAATTGAAGCGATGGATAAAAAATAGAATTTTGAAGCAATAGGTTTGAACTAAAAATCAGGTTGTTTTCTCATCTTTTTCTTCGTTGTCTGCCACATGATCGGCATGCCAGGCGCCTCTTTCTCCCATAGGTTTCGGTTCACCGGTAGTGGTGTCTTTGGGGGTTTGATGCTCCATTTCGGCATTGATTTCGGCACCAATAAGAATGATAAAAGCGGTAAGAAAAAGCCATAAAAGAAGTATGATCACCGCGGCAAAACTTCCATAAGTATTGGAGTAACTTCCGAAATTACTTACGTACCACGAAAAAAGTATCGATGCCAGAAGCCAAAGTACCGTAGCTATTCCAGCTCCCCAACTTACCCATTTAAATTGCGGTTTTCCCCTGGCTGGAGCGATTTGGTATAAAAATCCTAAACTAAAAATGAGGATCACCGCCATTAAAATCCATCTGCTAAAACTAAGGATACCGGTTATTGTGCCGGATAACCCCAGTCGGTCTATGAGTGATGGAAATGCTATTACAGCAATAAGACTTAAAATACCTACTATTATTCCGCCGAGCGTAAATCCCAGGCTAAGGAGCTTTTTCTTGATGAAACCTCTTTCATCCAACTCGTTATAGGAGATATTGAGACCTTCAAAAATAGCTGATGTTCCCTTATTGGCACTCCATAAACTGAAAAGGATACTTAAGGCAAAGCTCCATCCCAGCGTGCTGGAAGATTCTTTTAGAACAGGATCTATGATGCTTTCGAAAATGCTGTAAGTCTTTGGTGGTAAAAAACCTTGTAGTTGCGCCATATCCTGGGATATTTGCGCGGGATCCTGGATGAGGCTATACAATGAAATTGCGGCGACGATAGTTGGAAACAAAGCAAGAAAAAAGTAAAAAGCGACACCTGCAGCGGTGATCTGCACATGATCCTTTTTAATTTGATCGATCACCCTTTTTCCTATACTTTTCCAGGCTTCTCCAGAAAATTGCGAAGGTTTATCGGCATTAAGGTTTTGATCCTCAACTTTTATTTCTTTTTTCATAGTTATCTTTTTTGATAAATTAAAAAAAGAGGCTGTGAAGACATTCCATTATATAGAAACTTTAACTTTTTGATTGAGAGAATCATATCTTATATGGTCAAAATCTAAAACTTTTTATCTTTAGGTTTCCTTATCAATTATATTCTTATGCTTCCATATTCTGAATGGTCAAGATTTTCGAGATTATACCTTCTATTTTCAGCTTTTTGCTTTTCGATGAGTTTTTATTCCTGTTCAGATGAAAACGATTCTGAGGGAACGGAAGATTTTTCTGGTTGGGAAGCTTATGCAGGAACCGTATCGGGCATGCGATATTCTTCCGCAGCTGAGATCAATAAGGAAAATGTGGCAGATCTTAAAGAGGTTTGGAGGTTTAGCACAGCTGATAAGGATGAAGATAACCGCTCGCAGATCCAAACCAATCCTGTTATTGTTGATGGTGTTTTGTATGGCATTTCTCCAAGATTGAAACTCTTTGCCCTTGATGCCGCCACGGGAACAAAAAAATGGATATTCGATCCGGCAGTTTTTGATACAATTGGTCAGTCTGATCCCATGGCTTTTTTCAAGGTGAGCCGTGGCCTGGTTTATAAAAGAGAAGAAGCCGGCCCCGATATTATTTTTCATGCCGTGGGTAAAAAGATCTATGCTATAAATGCTGAAAACGGTAAAGTATTGACAGATTTTGGGAATGGGGGAACTATTGACCTTTCCCAGAACCTGGATAGGGAGGAAGATGATTTCAATTCTTTCATCGCTGAAACCACACCGGGAGTTCTTTATAAAGATTTGCTCATTGTGAGCATGCGGGTGGCAGAATCGGCTGATGCCGCTCCGGGCCATATCAGGGCATACAATACCAAAACAGGAAAACTGGAATGGATCTTTCATACCATTCCTCATCCCGGGGAAGAGGGGTATGATTCATGGCCCGATAAGGACGCCTGGGAAAAACTGGGCGGTGCCAATTGCTGGGCGGGAATGTCATTAGACAGGGAAAGAGGAATCGTATATGTTCCCACAGGCTCGGTATCGGGTGATTTTTATGGCGGAATCAGGGAGGGAACCAATCTTTTCGCCAATTCACTCATCGCCCTGGACGCGGCGACCGGAAAATATCTATGGCATTATCAAATTGTGCATCATGATCTCTGGGACCGTGATCTTCCGGCAAATCCAAATCTGGTGACTTTACATAAAGACGGAAAAAAAATAGACGCGGTGGCTCAGATCACGAAGCATGGCTATATTTTCGTTTTTGACCGCGTAACCGGAGAGCCGGTTTTTCCTATAGAGGAAAAAGCGGTTCCTCAGCTGCATTTACCGGGAGAAAAACCATGGCCAACCCAACCAATTCCAACTTTACCCGAAGCTTTTGCAAGACAGCTTTTCGACAGGGGGGATGTTTCTGATCTTGATGTAGAAACCCATCAAAACCTTCTTCAAAAATATGATAGTATCAGGTATAAAAAAATGTTTACGCCTCCCTCAAAAGAAGGAGCCTGGATCTTCCCGGGCTTTGACGGCGGAGGTGAATGGGGAGGTGCTGCCGTAGATCCTGAAACTCAAATAATGTATGTAAACTGCAGCGAATTGCCATGGTCATTGACCATGATCGATATTCCCAAAGAAGATCCAAGTCCAAAAAGTCTGAAAAAAAAGGGCAAAGGTGTGTATGATAAATATTGTATGTCGTGCCATGGTAATGATCGCAGGGGAAATGGTACTTCTTACCCGCCTTTGACCAATCTGAATAAGAAATATGAAAAAGAACATATACTTGCTATTATTGAAAATGGCAGAAATATGATGCCCGCTTTTGGAACGCTGAAAGAAGATGAAGAAAAGGCACTTTTGAACTACTTGCTGGATCTTAAAGATGAAACTATCAAAGAACCTGTAGGAAAATCCGGGAAAAATTCTATTATTGATGAGGTGCCTTATATGATGACGGGATATAATCGCTTCCTTGATAAAAATGGATATCCCGGTATC
This genomic interval carries:
- a CDS encoding response regulator transcription factor gives rise to the protein MKNRKLLIVDDESHIRMLIEQTLEDLEDEGVELLFAENGEQALEMIQREKPHLVFLDVMMPKMNGMQVCQKVKKELGLNEVYIILLTAKGQEIDRQQGMEMGADRYMTKPFDPDEMLDIATEILKV
- a CDS encoding adenylate/guanylate cyclase domain-containing protein; protein product: MSENFDEIALSRMLKRLIKKEPLVQSIINNLSDAEFCIKDAQNDILYGKDINFSQTFPLKENDISYGTLCSNSESHEFIAECIMTLMKKEIEKKKIGTEVLGLYREINMIYNFSEIISQKIDDVSIARSALKEATQIIHASHGLFLMFDSSEDKVHELASVGHNPNKKRQIDKQDILLKELIKKGTAFIVPQERIKKNPAISHLKSVMYAPLRVKDRTLGLIVLGNEHEKEFTAAELKLLTTIALQSAAAVESAQLYQKGLKEARDREEAIMTVHKATQKFVPVEFIKSLGKNKLTEVSLGDQVEREVTVLFTDIRGFTGISENMTPTENFFFINSFNKRMGPIVRKNEGFIMQYLGDGFMALFPNGSQHALRASVEMHEALKEYNVQREAKNRPEVKIGIGMQNGKLIMGITGDVERMDAAIISDTVNTAARIEGLSKYYGTSILLTDMCMENLSNPGEFDFRYLGPVKVQGKQKPIDLYECINGDHKSLYKHKLDSSRVFQQGMELYFKKEFAMAAVTFQKVVKQNKNDHTAKLFLNRAAHLITQEIGDDWKGIEAMDKK
- a CDS encoding PQQ-binding-like beta-propeller repeat protein, which encodes MLPYSEWSRFSRLYLLFSAFCFSMSFYSCSDENDSEGTEDFSGWEAYAGTVSGMRYSSAAEINKENVADLKEVWRFSTADKDEDNRSQIQTNPVIVDGVLYGISPRLKLFALDAATGTKKWIFDPAVFDTIGQSDPMAFFKVSRGLVYKREEAGPDIIFHAVGKKIYAINAENGKVLTDFGNGGTIDLSQNLDREEDDFNSFIAETTPGVLYKDLLIVSMRVAESADAAPGHIRAYNTKTGKLEWIFHTIPHPGEEGYDSWPDKDAWEKLGGANCWAGMSLDRERGIVYVPTGSVSGDFYGGIREGTNLFANSLIALDAATGKYLWHYQIVHHDLWDRDLPANPNLVTLHKDGKKIDAVAQITKHGYIFVFDRVTGEPVFPIEEKAVPQLHLPGEKPWPTQPIPTLPEAFARQLFDRGDVSDLDVETHQNLLQKYDSIRYKKMFTPPSKEGAWIFPGFDGGGEWGGAAVDPETQIMYVNCSELPWSLTMIDIPKEDPSPKSLKKKGKGVYDKYCMSCHGNDRRGNGTSYPPLTNLNKKYEKEHILAIIENGRNMMPAFGTLKEDEEKALLNYLLDLKDETIKEPVGKSGKNSIIDEVPYMMTGYNRFLDKNGYPGIKPPWGTLNAIDLNSGKLLWKVPLGEYPELTKNGIPVTGTENYGGPVVTKGGLVFIAATKDSKIRAFDKNNGEVLWEAKLPVPGYATPAVYTIEGKEYLVIACGGGKIGSPSGDEYVTFALP
- a CDS encoding YihY/virulence factor BrkB family protein codes for the protein MKKEIKVEDQNLNADKPSQFSGEAWKSIGKRVIDQIKKDHVQITAAGVAFYFFLALFPTIVAAISLYSLIQDPAQISQDMAQLQGFLPPKTYSIFESIIDPVLKESSSTLGWSFALSILFSLWSANKGTSAIFEGLNISYNELDERGFIKKKLLSLGFTLGGIIVGILSLIAVIAFPSLIDRLGLSGTITGILSFSRWILMAVILIFSLGFLYQIAPARGKPQFKWVSWGAGIATVLWLLASILFSWYVSNFGSYSNTYGSFAAVIILLLWLFLTAFIILIGAEINAEMEHQTPKDTTTGEPKPMGERGAWHADHVADNEEKDEKTT